One Ostrea edulis chromosome 6, xbOstEdul1.1, whole genome shotgun sequence genomic window, gttgaAATTCTCATTTTAACgcaaaaattaatacttttagATGAcctatacaaaaacaatatcaagtctcctcctttcggtcttcagacgcatgcgcatagacggTAAACAGCGCAGTATGTCGTCCAgtaagatagatagatagatccAGAAGTTTGACAGATTCTgcgagaaaaaagttaaaataGAATGAGATTAACTAAAATTTACgttgggatcagtatgaccgttggaaaacaaataGCTAGGAGAAACGCACGCACttctcagtggcggatctaagaTTTCTGAAGGGGAATGCGAAATTCAAATATTAGCCAAATTACACAGTCACTTTGCGCGCCAAATTTGGAGTTACACTCATAATCTGTGTCGAAAAAAGGGAGAGGGGTCCTGGCGCcctctaaatctgccattgggaCTAGCCCCGAAGACCCTGCTTTAAAAGTaagactacggataactccgtttacctgatcaggatatagggctcacggcagatgtgaccggtcgacaggtgatgcctactcctcctaggcacctgatcccatctctggtatgtccaggggtccgtgtttgcccaactacagtatctattttgtattgcttgtaggagttgtgacattgatcactgttctttatcttcacctttcactatagtgctattttttttttatctgaacacgacacgtacGTGTTAGTTTATAAACATTGGTCAATAGGAATATGGAAGGgtttcttttaaattttaaactactgattaataatttcttaattataAGAAGCAGGGAATAATTTCATACCTGAAAGGCGTGTGTGGACTCCCTAAGGGGTATTTAAATAAGTttctacacaacacctttgctgtcattcaaaatcaCGTGATggaaataagcattcaaaagtctgagtcagcatgaagaaaccttttaTATCCGGATGATCTTCAAAGTGCTGTTGAGAGCAAATTGATGCAtccaaattgttcaaaattgtcagtatggATATGCctattatcattttatcaatacacttCATTATGATGTTGAAAATgcgctgtagtgtctctttaactaTGCGGAATATATTTAACATTGACATACatgctaattttaaagaatatacatgtacgctttctatttgtaaaaaaaaaatattttttaaatcaaatatctaTTCAAAAAACGAATTTTGTATCCAATTCCATACAAAAATTCTGTTTGAACTATGCACAGTCTTTATGTATATGATTAACTTCCACAGACAGATTTGAAGAGTGCGGACGagatacccccacccccatccgACCCACccttaaatatttcaatgcaTAAACAAATCATTATaacatttcaaataaatatcatttataaaacattctAAGGTAGATAAGCAAGAACCGAAAatatacaaatggaaataaatacatgtgtacttTTACATAAATGTAGGAACCTCCCTAGAAACCACTAAGGCTCACATAAGACCTGTCTTAAAACAATGTGTTTAGCTTCACGTGACTATAGATTTCTGAACTCGACTCcagttttgttattgtttactaaaaattttaaaaacattcataGTTATGTTCTTGCATGCACTTGGGCTACCGGGTAcctaaaaattttaaaataaattttagcaaaatttcttttaatttgaattaaaaattgtATGTACACCCTTTTTCATGAGATGTTTCAGATGACAAAAAGATCCTAAAACATGGCATCATAAATGCTCGACgtttccaatgtttttaaaaattgcaattttgggTACTTTTTTTCTTTCCGTAAACTTCAAAGGCACACtacacaatatatattcaaCAGGTACGTGTATGTTCCGAGAGTGAGCATAtaagatatatagatatttaatatctAGTAGTATTTACATTCCTACACTGAATTCTTCTACTATAcgctaaatatacatgtatatatattttcctaATTTACAAAGTTCATTAacacttttaaaatttgtacaaTTTTTCATATACTCTGTGTGTTTGAAATAGATAATACTCTTTTAAGTAGATAGGTACATGTTCATTAAAagcaatgcaaggtgaagataacgaacagtggttaatctcataactccaaaacgcaatacaaaatagatagttagggaaacacggaccctggacacaccaggcgtgggatcaggtgcctaggaggagtaagcatcccctgttgaccgttcacacccgccgtgagccctatatcctgaccaggtaaacggagttatccgcagtcaaaataaatacacaaaaaaAGCACACGATGAAATGTCACTTTCCAACTTCAAAGTGCTACGTGTGGATATggcgcaatttttttttatcaaccaATTACAAAAGTATAAGATAAGTTTTAATTCTCGAAGATCACGCATAAATTTTCTACTGAATTTGATAGCGAATGCGTTCATGTAACTAACATGTGTGAAATACGTGATTTGATTTACCAAAAACAAGCAATTGAAAAAGATATGAGGAAGAAAATGCGTAAAACGAATCTCGAAACACGATAATTCCTGATAAATACTGGATATAGTAGTGCCAACTAATGCGCGCGCATGTGGATACATTTGTTGGATACCTCAGACGAACCGAAAGTGAAAAGCCGAGATCGATCTAATGACAAAACGTGCGGTCTGTTAACAGACCACTTTATGAGGGTATATGAATTTACCTTTTGCAAAAATAATTCTAGTGgaagtttatttatacactcctatccattctaaaaataattctagtggaagtttatttatacactcctATCCATTCTAAAAGTAATTCTAGTGgaagtttatttatacactcctATCCATTCTAAAAGTAATTCTAGTGgaagtttatttatacactcctATCCATTCTAAAAGTAATTCTAGTGgaagtttatttatacactcctatccattctaaaaataattctagtggaagtttatttatacactcctatccattctaaaaataattctagtggaagtttatttatacactcctATCCATCCTAAAAGTAATTCTAGTGgaagtttatttatacactcctATCCATTCTAAAAGTAATTCTAGTGgaagtttatttatacactcctATCCATCCTAAAAATAATTCTAGTGgaagtttatttatacactcctatccattctaaaaataattctagtggaagtttatttatacactcctatccattctaaaaataattctagtggaagtttatttatacactcctatccattctaaaaataattctagtggaagtttatttatacactcctatccattctaaaaataattctagtggaagtttatttatacactcctatccattctaaaaataattctagtggaagtttatttatacactcctatccattctaaaaataattctagtggaagtttatttatacactcctatccattctaaaaataattctagtggaagtttatttatacactcctatccattctaaaaataattctagtggaagtttatttatacactcctATCCATCCTAAAAATAATTCTAGTGgaagtttatttatacactcctatccattctaaaaataattctagtggaagtttatttatacactcctATCCATTCTAAAAGTAATTCTAGTGgaagtttatttatacactcctATCCATTCTAAAAGTAATTCTAGTGgaagtttatttatacactcctATCCATTCTAAAAGTAATTCTAGTGgaagtttatttatacactcctATCCATTCTAAAAGTAATTCTAGTGgaagtttatttatacactcctATCCATTCTAAAAGTAATTCTAGTGgaagtttatttatacactcctATCCATTCTAAAAGTAATTCTAGTGgaagtttatttatacactcctatccattctaaaaataattctagtggaagtttatttatacactcctATCCATCCTAAAAATAATTCTAGTGgaagtttatttatacactcctatccattctaaaaataattctagtggaagtttatttatacactcctatccattctaaaaataattctagtggaagtttatttatacactcctATCCATTCTAAAAGTAATTCTAGTtgaagtttatttatacactcctATCCATTCTAAAAGTAATTCTAGTGgaagtttatttatacactcctATCCATTCTAAAAGTAATTCTAGTGgaagtttatttatacactcctatccattctaaaaataattctagtggaagtttatttatacactcctatccattctaaaaataattctagtggaagtttatatatacactcctatccattctaaaaataattctagtggaagtttatttatacactcctATCCATCCTAAAAATAATTCTAGTGgaagtttatttatacactcctATCCATCCTAAAAATAATTCTAGTGgaagtttatttatacactcctATCCATCCTAAAAATAATTCTAGTGgaagtttatttatacactcctATCCATTCTAAAAGTAATTCTAGTGgaagtttatttatacactcctatccattctaaaaataattctagtggaagtttatttatacactcctATCCATTCTAAAAGTAATTCTAGTGgaagtttatttatacactcctatccattctaaaaataattctagtggaagtttatttatacactcctatccattctaaaaataattctagtggaagtttatttatacactcctATCCATCCTAAAAATAATTCTAGTGgaagtttatttatacactcctATCCATCCTAAAAGTAATTCTAGTGgaagtttatttatacactcctATCCATCCTAAAAGTAATTCTAGTGgaagtttatttatacactcctatccattctgaaaataattctagtggaagtttatttatacactcctatccattctaaaaataattctagtggaagtttatttatacactcctatccattctaaaaataattctagtggaagtttatttatacactcctatccattctaaaaataattctagtggaagtttatttatacactcctatccattctaaaaataattctagtggaagtttatttatacactcctatccattctaaaaataattctagtggaagtttatttatacactcctATCCATTCTAAAATTAATTCTAGTGGAAGTTTATTTATATACACTCCTATCCATTCTAAAAATAATTCTAGTGgaagtttatttatacactcctatccattctaaaaataattctagtggaagtttatttatacactcctatccattctaaaaataattctagtggaagtttatttatacactcctatccattctaaaaataattctagtggaagtttatttatacactcctatccattctaaaaataattctagtggaagtttatttatacactcctatccattctaaaaataattctagtggaagtttatttatacactcctatccattctaaaaataattctagtggaagtttatttatacactcctatccattctaaaaataattctagtggaagtttatttatacactcctatccattctaaaaataattctagtggaagtttatttatacactcctatccattctaaaaataattctagtggaagtttatttatacactcctatccattctaaaaataattctagtggaagtttatttatacactcctatccattctaaaaataattctagtggaagtttatttatacactcctatccattctaaaaataattctagtggaagtttatttatacactcctatccattctaaaaataattctagtggaagtttatttatacactcctATCCATTCTACAGAGACCTACATGTACGAtgttttagattattatttAACGGGTACACCATTCCTTGTAATGTTAAAATAACAGATAAACATAAAATGCTTAGATTTAAATTTTCTCGATACAATGCTTTgatcttttgaaaattatcgCACACGTGCTTTGTAAAATGGACAGCAGGACAGTTGGTTCGACTTGCCCGCTACTGGTTTTGACCGGTACCCAAACACGAGCTCTCTGTAGTGCTAAGTCAATGAGAGGCTGGAGAATGAGAATTGAGTGAAATGTCCTTTGGGTAAACACAGTGGGATAAAAGTATTTCCATTACCCAATATTCAGTCATTAAATTTGATGTTTCGCCAGTTTCTATTAGAACACCGTGGTATTAGTTGCAGGCGTGGCTGATAAATGGGGAAGTGACTTTCTACTTGACAGAAAACGTatatatttagatttaaaatacatgtacaatgcaatGTATGAATACATGGAAATATTAATAATGTTTAAATTGTCAGGATTATGAGAGGCTACATCTGCATCAGGTGGTTTCTTCCTAATTAGCTTCTAGACATTTATGCCTGAATTTGTCTAATTCTTTgacaccaaacgctcggcaatGGGTAAAGTCGTTAGGGTAGGAGTAGTGAATTtgtgtatagtacatgtaattaacatttaTAGATGATGCTTTGTCGATAGCCGTGGAGTTCAGAAGGGGAGAGAACTACGTGACTGTGTACCCATGAGAGTCAACGAATCACAGAAACCTTAAAAGTTCTTTTGAAGACCTCGATGAATCATAGATCTATCACACGTTTCGTAGTGAGAAAAATATAGATTTCTTAGTCACAGATTTGAAGAGTTTACAACACTTTTGTGGCGAAAAGAAATGATTGATTATTGATCAGTCATGAAATGATTGAGTGGAAAAGGATGATCTAATTTAATTTCCATTTTTATGATGGAAGAAACATAATTTTCGACCGATTTATGTGACTTACTAATTCTCGTTATCTAAGTTCAATTAAGGGTGTACCTTGGAATATATGGATACAAACTACAGTATAAGACTATTTTAGATGTAGACTGAGGTGTTTTGAACACAGCCCTGATTCATTCTAGTCCACAATTCTATCACATCTTTGAAATGCCCTCATAGAATAAAATGcacatatttttattatatttgaaGAACAGAGAGGCGAAAATCAGTTCGTAACGAGAGACTGCATATGTAGTATTTGAAACTCGTGGACGATATATAGAGGTTATGATCATTGCTGACAAGTCATTCAATTGCATATTTACACAGAGGATAGCAGACGGTAGATGTATTGCTTTAGTAGATTGCAACCCTTATCCGGATACTCTGGTAGATTGCATTCCTTATCCGGATACTCTGATAGATTGCGACCTTCATCTGGATACTCTGATAGATTACAACCATCATCTGGATACTCTGGTAGATTACAACCCTTATCCGGATACTCTGGGAGATTACAACCCTTATTCGGATACTCTGGTAGATTGCAACCCTTATCCGGATACTCTGGTAGATTGCGACCTTCATCTGGATACTCTGGTAGATTGCGACCTTCATCTGGATACTCTGGTAGATTGCGACCTTCATCTGGATACTCTGGTAGATTGCGACCTTCATCTGGATACTCTGGTAGATTGCGATCTTCATCTGGATATTCTGGTAGATTGCGACCTTCATCTGGTTACTCTGATAGATTGCGACCTTCATCTGGATACTCTGATAGATTGAAAACCTCATCTGGATCCTTAGCCATGCTATCCACACGCATCATTCTTGTAGCATCGGTTAGGAATCGTGTTCTGTTGCTGAACACGACAGTCTATTTTTGTGATGAATCTCTCTGAATCATTATCTAACAGTGCAAGTGATCTAACATCTATACATATAGAGTACATATTCCCAAATTATTTTCTTAACCAATGAAATGACAGaaacatcaaatcaaatcaattcTGTCAAAGCTGTCATGTTGTTTAGGGATGACTGAGACATCTATCGCGTCTTTACCATAAAGGTTAACGAGAACAAACAAACCTTACAGGTAAAATACGCTAATGTtgatgaagattttaaaaaataaggtATATTATCTTGAATGCAATGCATATGTAACACATATGGGTTATTTGTCAATCTGTGGTATTTGATGTACTTTTTTTTGCAAACTTCATTAATGCCGTGACCTTTACAGAATGTTAGAATGTTTTCTGGTCATGGTGTAATCAAATAACTATTGTCTTTACATGTCTGGttggaaaatgaatttttaaaactaaaGTAATAATCTTTTGCATATCtgagaactattttttttttctagttcAGAACACACGGCAGAGGAAGGACAAATGATTACCTTATTGCTTTGAAATTAATGCTCACACCTGTGTGGAGAAACAGATGACTATggcaagatttttcaaaatgcttATTTCAATTATGCATTCTAAGTTAGATGTTACTAAATCTTGTTCACTCAAATTAGAATTAATAGGGATTACACATTTTCTGTGGTCTTTCTCACAAAATAATTTTCAGGTaagataaacattttctttcttcttttcatTTCAATAGACACCACAGGGTCATACAGTTATAATTTATATAGTAATTGACAAAATCTGCAAGAGTTGAGCTATAAGCAAGTTGTAgtatttcctcattttaatcTCAGTCGTAAGATAATTTGTGAAAAAGTCACTCGCTCACATTTGCAAAAACTATATGAAATTTTGCAGATGTTGATATCCATCATGTCTTAATAAAACTCCTTGTAATGTTTAACCGATCATTTGTTTGTATGTGTTATATATGTAACATGTTGACATTAAATAATACTAAACATTCCTTGATTTGACGGTTATGATGTTgagaaattatgaatatttgCAATCATTAACATGTCCCATACTCTCAGTCGTGTATGGAAATAAAAATGTTCTgcatacatatatcatatttagcATTCATATGAATAAGAAGAAGTGTACGGTCTGTAGGGAGATTTTTAACGAAATAACCTTTACTTTTGGATGATAATGCAAAATGAAAGCAAAGTACGGGTTATAGGGTGACAAATATTTcgtaatttgttttaaatttaatgttgtgataatacatatttcatttcaGAAGAAAGGTCTTTTTCGTGTTGCAGGGATTTTTTTCTccagaaaagaagacaaataagtGCATTAGTGATGAAAAAGAAATTCGATATCAATAGGAAACTAATTTCAAAAGTCAAGCATTCGGTATATGTTTGTTCGACTTTGACGCTTTTGAACATCATTCCGCATGATGAGGAACAAAATCACAATCCTTTGCAGTGCGTCGTATTTCTTTACACGTTACCAAGTTGCAGTAGCTTAAAAGGGATAAACGATTTCtcgatttctttttcttttggaTACCAGTATTATTTAGGGGTTAACATTAACCAACGACAGTGTATCGAGAACACAAATCATTCTTGATCTTTGAAAAAACCACACCAAGTGaataaaaagtaaagaaaaagtGCCCGTAGCAAGATAAGAAGGCTAATTGGAGAATCGAGCGCGAATTTAATATACTGCATAATTTGACACATTAATCTCGCTGCTACCGCGTGTGGCTGTATATAAGGACTGTCAACACGACTTGAAGTCAGTTTAACGAGATCAACTGTCGAGTTTACatacaatatttagaaatttcaaCGTTGATTTTACTGTTCAAGGACTGTGTGTTATTCATAGTAATTACGGATTATG contains:
- the LOC125645454 gene encoding uncharacterized protein LOC125645454; its protein translation is MRVDSMAKDPDEVFNLSEYPDEEYPDEDRNLPEYPDEGRNLPEYPDEGRNLPEYPDEGRNLPEYPDEGRNLPEYPDKGCNLPEYPNKGCNLPEYPDKGCNLPEYPDDGCNLSEYPDEGRNLSEYPDKECNLPEYPDKGCNLLKQYIYRLLSSV